In Candidatus Polarisedimenticolia bacterium, the genomic window GTGGCGGTCATCTCGGCCATCATGGCCGCCGAAGATCCCGCGGCCTCCGCGCGCCGCCTGCGAGAGATCCTCGATGCCGCGCGGGCGCGCGAGGGCCGCCTTCCATGAGTCGGGTCTTGCGCCCGCCGATCGCGCTCACCATCGCCGGCTCGGATTCTGGAGGCGGCGCCGGAATTCAGGCCGATTTGAAAACCTTCGCGGCGCTCGGCGTCTATGGCACTTCGGCGCTCGCGGCGCTGACGGCCCAGAACACGCGGAAGGTCCTCGGCATTCACGAAGTCCCCGAGAAGTTCCTGCGGGCGCAGATCGACGCCGTGGCCTCCGATCTGCTTCCCGATGCCGTGAAGACCGGAATGCTCGCCAGCGGCCCCCTGGTGCGGGCGGCCGCCCGGGCCCTCCAGCACTACCACATGAAGAATCTGGTGGTGGATCCGGTGACCATCTCCAAGAGCGGCGCGTTGCTGTTGCGCGCCGACGCGTTGCGGGCACTGCGCGAGCTGCTCATCCCCCTGGCGAGTGTTCTTACTCCCAATCTTCCCGAAGCGGAGGCCCTTACCGGCAAACGTCTGCGCACGATGCGCGATGTGGAGGTGGCGGCGCGCCTTCTGCGTGACATGGGTGCCGCCGCCGTCGTTATCAAAGGCGGCCACTCGAGAGGTGAGCCGACCGACTATTTCTTCGACGGGCACCGGGCCGTTCTCTTCCAGGGGGAAAGGATTCCGACGCGATCGGATCATGGAACGGGATGCTCGTTCTCGGCGGCGATCGCGGCCTTTCTGGCCCGCGGCGCGGAGACCGCGTCAGCGGTGAGCGAGGCGAAGCAGTATGTCCGGGAAGGAATGCGTCTGGCCGCGAAGCTGGGATCGGGTCGCGGCCCTATCGATCATTTCCATGTCTGGAGAAGAAAAGACTAGCGCCGTCCGCCGCCGCGGCCGCCGCCGTGGGACCCACCGCCTCCATGGAAGCCGCCTCCGCGCGAGCCCCCACCTCCGTGGAATCCGCCGCTGCTTCCCCGGAAGGAAGATCGCGGCGCAGAGGATCGCGGCGCCGGAGAGGCGAAGCTACGCGGGGCAGAAGTCCGAGGAGCGCTTACGCTGGGAGGTGCCGCGCGCCGGGGTGATGAGATGCCGGAAGAAGTGCCAATCGAGGCCCTCGGAATAGAGCCACCCACCCTGCTGGAAACTCTCGGCGATGAGGAAGGTGGAGGGGAATACATCCGATGAGAGCTGGTGGTCCCCGTGCCGCGCGCGACGGTGGAGCGGCCCGAGCCTGCCGACGATGGGGCGGGAGACATGCGGCTTCCCACGCGAGGCGAAAGGCCCGACCGCGACGAAGGTGATTTCATCGACGCGACATCCTTCGCTCCCTTGGGAAGGCTCGAAGAGCCGGAGGTGCGGCCTCGAGTCATCTCCGAGCCTGACGGAGAGAGACTGCGAGTCGAAACCCGCGGATCCGAGCTGAGGGAAGTCGTCGCCGTAGGAGTTGCCGACTGGGAGACCACCGGCGACGAAGCGGTTGTCGGAGCGCTGCGCAAAACGCGGCCCGAGAGACCCGGGCTGCTGGCTCCAATAGTTCCCGTGCCGTTGCGAGGTCCCGCCCCTGTGCCGGTCTGATTGTTGTACCAGTAGGAATAGACGCCCGTTCCCGATCCGTGCCCGCCGTAGTACCCGTCGCCATAGTTTCCGTAATGGCAGGGGTAGGTGGGGTAGTAAGGATAGTAAGGATAGTAAGCGTAATAAGGGTAGTAATAAGGATAGTAGTAGGGCGAGTAGTAGGCGTAAGCGTAAGGCCACCCGAACCCCACCCCGAAGCT contains:
- the thiD gene encoding bifunctional hydroxymethylpyrimidine kinase/phosphomethylpyrimidine kinase, with translation MRPPIALTIAGSDSGGGAGIQADLKTFAALGVYGTSALAALTAQNTRKVLGIHEVPEKFLRAQIDAVASDLLPDAVKTGMLASGPLVRAAARALQHYHMKNLVVDPVTISKSGALLLRADALRALRELLIPLASVLTPNLPEAEALTGKRLRTMRDVEVAARLLRDMGAAAVVIKGGHSRGEPTDYFFDGHRAVLFQGERIPTRSDHGTGCSFSAAIAAFLARGAETASAVSEAKQYVREGMRLAAKLGSGRGPIDHFHVWRRKD